In Vibrio crassostreae, one DNA window encodes the following:
- the betB gene encoding betaine-aldehyde dehydrogenase has protein sequence MEMNSLYIDGAAVKATSGETFDSINPANGEPIATLGQASSADVDSAIESAKRGFAVWSAMTAVERSRILLKAVEILRARNDDLANLEVVDTGKPLQEAIEVDVASGADVIEYFAGLAPTLQGDQQPLSESQFFYTRREPLGICAGIGAWNYPIQIAMWKSAPALAAGNAMIFKPSEETPLTALKLAEIFTEAGLPDGVFNVVQGDYRVGQMLTAHPDVAKVSFTGETGTGKAVMADSAKTLKSVTMELGGKSPMIVFDDAKLDDAVSASMVANFYTQGEVCTNGTRVYVHENIYNAFIDQLKTRTEKLIIGNPMDMETQIGALISKEHLSKVLEAIELAKQSGATLLTGGYQVTDNGLENGNFVIPTVFVDCEDNMPHVQQEIFGPVMSVLKFTDEDDVIRRANDTKYGLAAGVFTQNLSRAHRVIHQMQAGICWVNTWGDSPAEMPVGGYKLSGIGRENGPETLLHYTQTKSILIELGDYASPYA, from the coding sequence ATGGAAATGAACTCGTTATACATCGATGGCGCAGCGGTTAAAGCAACCTCTGGTGAAACCTTTGATAGCATTAACCCTGCCAACGGTGAACCTATCGCGACTTTAGGCCAAGCATCTTCAGCAGATGTCGACAGTGCTATTGAATCTGCGAAGCGCGGATTTGCGGTATGGTCTGCAATGACCGCTGTAGAACGCAGCCGCATTCTGTTGAAGGCAGTGGAAATACTTAGAGCTCGAAATGATGACCTTGCAAACCTTGAGGTTGTTGATACGGGCAAGCCGCTGCAAGAAGCAATTGAAGTGGATGTGGCGTCTGGCGCTGATGTTATTGAATACTTTGCTGGCTTGGCTCCAACGCTACAAGGTGACCAACAGCCGCTCAGCGAATCTCAATTCTTCTACACTCGCCGCGAACCGCTAGGCATCTGTGCGGGCATTGGCGCATGGAACTACCCCATTCAAATCGCGATGTGGAAATCGGCTCCGGCATTGGCTGCGGGTAACGCGATGATTTTCAAACCTTCAGAAGAAACGCCGCTCACAGCGCTCAAGCTTGCAGAGATCTTTACCGAGGCTGGTCTTCCTGATGGCGTGTTCAACGTGGTTCAGGGCGATTACCGTGTTGGTCAAATGCTAACGGCGCACCCAGACGTCGCGAAAGTGTCGTTCACGGGCGAAACCGGTACCGGTAAAGCGGTAATGGCAGATAGCGCTAAGACGCTGAAATCAGTCACCATGGAACTTGGCGGCAAGTCACCAATGATCGTGTTTGATGATGCGAAATTGGATGATGCGGTTTCCGCTTCGATGGTTGCTAACTTCTACACCCAAGGCGAAGTGTGCACCAACGGTACTCGTGTTTATGTACACGAAAACATCTACAACGCATTCATCGATCAACTTAAAACACGCACTGAGAAGCTGATCATTGGTAACCCAATGGACATGGAGACTCAGATCGGCGCGTTGATTTCTAAAGAACACCTGTCAAAAGTCCTTGAAGCAATTGAGCTAGCTAAGCAGTCGGGTGCAACCCTGTTGACGGGCGGCTATCAAGTGACAGACAACGGTCTCGAAAACGGCAACTTTGTTATTCCAACGGTGTTTGTGGATTGCGAAGACAACATGCCTCATGTTCAACAAGAGATCTTCGGTCCTGTAATGTCAGTGTTGAAGTTTACGGATGAAGACGATGTGATTCGCCGCGCCAACGACACCAAATACGGCCTTGCGGCTGGTGTGTTCACGCAAAACCTTTCTCGTGCGCATCGTGTTATTCATCAAATGCAGGCAGGTATTTGTTGGGTGAACACGTGGGGCGACTCACCGGCAGAAATGCCTGTTGGTGGTTACAAGCTTTCGGGGATTGGCCGTGAAAATGGACCAGAAACCCTACTTCATTATACGCAGACTAAGAGCATTCTTATTGAACTTGGCGACTACGCCAGCCCTTATGCCTAA
- the betI gene encoding transcriptional regulator BetI, translated as MPKVGMPDIRKPQLVQATMTVIDRVGLHAASIALISKEAGVSTGIINHYFGGKHGLLEETMREILRQLSNTITTSLKALPVDAHQQRINAIIDGNFEGYQAENKVAKAWLAFWSYSMHDEQLKRLQRVNEKRLISHLRLELKGILNHEQADLVAHGIASLIDGLWLRGTLNPDGIDAQKARAIINDYLDKQLTFYSCHSK; from the coding sequence ATGCCGAAGGTTGGGATGCCTGACATACGTAAACCACAGCTTGTTCAAGCGACCATGACGGTGATTGATCGAGTCGGTTTGCATGCTGCGAGTATTGCGTTGATCAGCAAAGAAGCGGGAGTCTCTACCGGCATCATTAATCACTATTTTGGTGGTAAGCACGGCCTGCTCGAAGAGACCATGCGTGAAATCCTTCGCCAACTCTCCAACACCATCACGACTTCACTAAAAGCGCTTCCTGTTGATGCTCACCAACAGAGAATTAACGCAATCATCGATGGTAACTTCGAAGGTTACCAAGCAGAAAATAAGGTCGCGAAGGCGTGGTTGGCATTTTGGTCATATTCAATGCATGACGAGCAGCTGAAAAGACTGCAGCGTGTGAATGAAAAACGTTTGATTTCACACTTACGTCTTGAGTTGAAAGGTATTTTGAATCATGAACAAGCGGATCTCGTTGCTCACGGGATTGCGTCTCTGATTGATGGTTTGTGGCTGAGAGGCACACTAAACCCAGATGGTATCGATGCTCAAAAGGCGCGAGCTATCATCAATGATTATCTAGATAAACAACTTACGTTCTACTCGTGTCACAGCAAATAG
- a CDS encoding response regulator transcription factor has protein sequence MTKPKMIIVEDDLKLQRMLKDYFVTQDFEVSTLDDGSDAVQTILAAQPDIVLLDLMLPVTDGLTICRQTRTHYKGKILMLTASDDDFDHVAGLETGADDYVTKPIKPRVLLARVRSLLRRQDTSTASVDDSDTLQFDQLVLKNTYKKCELSGAVLSLTDSEFDLLWLLASNPDTPLSRDYLTQTLRGIEYDGIDRTIDNKVVRLRKILGDDHTPAEKIQTIRGKGYLFVSTAWH, from the coding sequence ATGACAAAACCTAAAATGATCATCGTAGAAGACGATTTGAAACTTCAGCGAATGCTAAAGGATTACTTTGTTACGCAGGACTTTGAAGTCTCCACACTAGATGATGGCAGTGACGCCGTGCAAACCATTCTTGCCGCACAGCCTGATATCGTACTGCTGGATTTGATGCTTCCTGTAACTGATGGACTTACAATCTGCCGACAGACGCGTACGCACTATAAAGGTAAAATCTTGATGCTCACCGCTAGCGATGATGATTTCGACCACGTTGCTGGTTTAGAGACAGGGGCTGATGACTATGTCACTAAGCCAATCAAACCAAGAGTTCTGCTGGCAAGGGTTCGTTCGCTGTTACGCCGCCAAGACACCAGTACCGCTTCAGTCGATGACTCAGACACCCTTCAGTTTGATCAACTCGTTCTGAAAAACACTTATAAGAAGTGTGAGCTTTCAGGTGCGGTTTTATCACTCACTGACAGCGAGTTTGACCTACTTTGGCTATTGGCGAGTAACCCTGACACACCGCTATCGCGTGACTACTTGACGCAAACATTGCGCGGTATTGAGTATGATGGCATTGATCGAACTATTGATAACAAGGTTGTACGTCTAAGGAAGATTTTGGGCGACGACCACACACCAGCAGAGAAAATTCAGACCATTCGCGGTAAGGGCTACTTGTTTGTTTCAACCGCCTGGCATTAA
- a CDS encoding sensor histidine kinase has protein sequence MRRIFLESLIGLLVCFMAGIIAYEICVYQLNTDYEYVLQDYEATAHQQLIENIAKNQGLEAAQQAMNQFVETTRNKLITFNPKDEIPSPVSEFFSTNPNTFIFHDDERDLWFRLASSDNTYHYLPNSEAFVRQKIELEDDLIWLFFLASFILYGVCHLFIIFRRVKKLESATLAFAEGDLSSRAETSSGIAIGSLNKSFNLMADRIHRLIESNRSLTNAVAHELRTPIFRIQWQAEMLKDTPLNESQQETVESIVEDTEEMEKMVDELLCYAKLDSCDLENLQQPVEINDFLDNAMTRWNKDTELDINLSLPEQPYEILADEILLNRALDNLVRNAMKFARSQVLIEASAHQEQLQIAVHDDGDGVTQEHQARLFEPFYVGDKARNKAKSGHGLGLSIVEKICAQHNATVEVGQSQTLKGAVFTITIQLCNGSTDKPIQ, from the coding sequence ATGCGACGTATCTTTTTGGAGTCCTTAATAGGGCTGTTAGTTTGTTTTATGGCAGGCATTATCGCCTATGAAATCTGTGTCTATCAGCTCAATACTGACTACGAATATGTTCTGCAAGATTATGAAGCCACAGCCCACCAGCAACTCATAGAGAACATCGCAAAAAATCAGGGGCTTGAGGCGGCTCAACAAGCCATGAATCAGTTTGTTGAAACCACTCGAAATAAACTGATTACGTTCAATCCAAAAGATGAAATACCAAGCCCTGTCTCAGAGTTCTTCTCGACCAACCCAAATACCTTTATCTTTCACGATGATGAGCGTGACCTTTGGTTTCGCTTAGCAAGCAGTGACAATACCTATCATTACCTACCCAACAGTGAAGCGTTCGTTAGGCAAAAAATAGAATTAGAAGATGACCTCATTTGGTTGTTCTTCCTAGCAAGCTTTATCCTGTATGGCGTATGCCACCTATTTATCATCTTCCGCCGAGTTAAAAAGCTTGAATCGGCGACGCTCGCCTTTGCAGAAGGCGATCTCTCATCGCGAGCCGAGACCTCAAGCGGCATTGCAATCGGCTCACTCAATAAGTCTTTCAACCTAATGGCAGACCGTATTCACCGACTGATTGAAAGTAATCGCTCACTCACCAATGCAGTCGCCCATGAGCTGCGCACGCCGATATTCCGTATCCAATGGCAAGCTGAAATGCTGAAAGACACACCGCTCAACGAATCTCAGCAAGAGACTGTAGAGAGTATTGTGGAAGATACGGAAGAGATGGAGAAGATGGTCGACGAGCTATTGTGTTACGCCAAGCTGGATAGCTGCGACCTCGAAAATTTGCAGCAGCCTGTCGAGATAAATGACTTTCTCGATAACGCGATGACACGCTGGAACAAGGACACAGAGCTCGACATCAACCTATCACTGCCAGAGCAACCATACGAGATTCTTGCGGATGAAATACTGCTGAACCGCGCTCTAGATAACCTCGTACGCAACGCCATGAAATTCGCACGCTCTCAAGTGTTAATTGAAGCCAGCGCACATCAAGAACAACTGCAGATAGCTGTACATGATGATGGTGATGGTGTGACTCAAGAACATCAGGCTCGCTTGTTTGAACCATTTTACGTTGGCGATAAAGCGCGTAACAAAGCCAAGAGTGGCCATGGTTTAGGGTTGTCTATCGTCGAGAAGATCTGCGCTCAACACAACGCAACCGTGGAGGTAGGTCAAAGCCAAACCTTAAAGGGTGCGGTATTCACCATAACCATTCAGCTATGTAATGGTTCGACTGACAAACCCATACAGTAA
- a CDS encoding M4 family metallopeptidase, which produces MKMKKRLVAVAIASAMSLSVHASESVSIDQPINFTSFSGLNTQLGVSNASSFKMVKEVNLKKRGIYKVKIQQNIWGTPVWGHYLNATQSVQGGALKSVQGNYLKTTTLERSFVKPSINSSQAVELASKDLKVQGLTSKSLDNVQHELFIYQGSGKQGHDKTRLVYIVSYLVEGSEQPTRPFTMLDAHTGEVIDRWEGIAHAQIGTGPGGNEKTGMYEYGTDYHYLDVQENGTECVMESENVVTVNLNGATDGDTVYSYECPRNEYKSVNGAFSPLNDAHYFGNIVFDMYKNWFDTAPLSFKLMMRVHYGENYENAFWDGKAMTFGDGESFFYPLVSLDVSAHEVSHGFTEQNSGLIYANQSGGMNEAFSDMAGEAAEYYMKGTNDWMVGRNIFKGEGALRYMDDPSRDGSSINNASEYYDGLNVHYSSGVFNKAFYHLATTQGWDTKKAFELFVLANQIYWSENSDFWQGACGVKNSATDLGYSADDVVSAFNLVGVSPCGQPPLPPEPEYQRLENGVEAAVAGETGSKTYFDIEVPEGQDKLTIDLAVSTGDPDMYVGLDYAPSPQDNICKSESVTDEVCVIENPASGRYTVNILGYSDYAGANLKASYESGNANVPPVSSFEHTIVGKEVELRSTSSDSDGQIVSYQWNLGDGSTQTGEVTRYTYAEAGDYVVTLTVTDDAGVATSSSKSITIEGDSAEGFPLKLKFGNKNPNGKARVKLAWDYDTNDYFVIKRNGKNVGATDFNSYVDKFRHNGTVDVEYQVCTSSDICSETKHYRFIKAQ; this is translated from the coding sequence ATGAAAATGAAAAAACGTTTAGTTGCCGTTGCTATAGCGAGTGCGATGTCTTTATCAGTACATGCAAGTGAATCAGTTAGCATCGATCAACCGATCAACTTTACTAGCTTTTCTGGGTTGAACACTCAGTTAGGCGTCAGTAACGCCTCTAGCTTTAAGATGGTAAAGGAAGTTAACCTCAAAAAGCGTGGCATCTACAAAGTTAAGATCCAACAGAACATCTGGGGAACGCCAGTATGGGGACATTACCTAAATGCCACCCAAAGTGTACAAGGTGGCGCACTTAAGTCTGTTCAAGGCAACTACCTTAAAACGACGACCCTAGAGCGATCGTTTGTTAAACCATCGATCAACAGCTCTCAAGCCGTTGAGCTTGCGAGTAAAGATCTCAAGGTTCAGGGCTTAACAAGCAAATCTTTAGATAACGTCCAGCATGAACTGTTTATTTATCAAGGTTCAGGAAAACAAGGACATGACAAAACACGCCTTGTGTACATTGTCTCTTACCTTGTCGAAGGCAGCGAACAGCCAACTCGACCATTCACCATGCTCGATGCACATACGGGCGAAGTCATCGACCGCTGGGAAGGTATTGCACACGCTCAGATCGGCACAGGCCCAGGTGGTAACGAAAAAACAGGCATGTACGAGTACGGTACCGACTACCACTACCTTGATGTCCAAGAAAATGGCACAGAGTGTGTTATGGAGTCGGAAAATGTTGTCACTGTTAACCTAAATGGCGCGACAGACGGCGACACCGTTTACAGCTATGAATGTCCTCGTAACGAATACAAGTCTGTGAACGGCGCATTCTCGCCACTGAACGACGCACACTACTTCGGTAACATTGTGTTCGACATGTATAAAAACTGGTTCGACACCGCACCACTCTCTTTCAAACTCATGATGCGTGTTCACTACGGTGAAAACTACGAGAATGCATTTTGGGACGGCAAGGCAATGACCTTTGGCGATGGTGAAAGCTTCTTCTACCCACTTGTAAGCCTAGATGTATCAGCGCACGAAGTGAGCCACGGTTTCACAGAGCAAAACTCAGGTTTGATCTACGCAAACCAATCGGGCGGCATGAACGAGGCTTTCTCTGACATGGCTGGTGAAGCGGCTGAATACTACATGAAGGGCACCAACGACTGGATGGTCGGACGCAATATATTCAAAGGCGAAGGCGCTCTGCGTTACATGGACGATCCATCACGCGATGGCTCTTCAATCAACAACGCATCTGAATACTACGATGGCTTGAACGTGCACTACAGCTCAGGCGTATTCAACAAAGCGTTCTACCATCTAGCAACTACACAAGGTTGGGACACCAAGAAAGCGTTCGAACTGTTCGTGTTAGCCAACCAAATCTACTGGTCTGAAAACAGTGATTTCTGGCAGGGCGCTTGTGGCGTGAAGAACTCAGCAACCGATCTTGGCTACAGTGCCGATGATGTTGTTTCTGCGTTCAACTTAGTGGGCGTATCCCCTTGTGGCCAACCACCACTTCCGCCAGAGCCGGAATACCAACGTCTTGAGAATGGTGTTGAAGCCGCAGTTGCTGGCGAAACAGGCTCAAAAACTTACTTCGATATCGAAGTTCCAGAAGGCCAAGACAAGCTGACGATTGATCTTGCTGTTTCCACGGGTGACCCAGATATGTATGTCGGCCTAGATTACGCACCAAGCCCTCAAGACAACATCTGTAAGAGTGAAAGCGTGACTGACGAAGTGTGTGTGATTGAGAACCCAGCCTCAGGTCGCTACACAGTGAACATTCTAGGCTACTCAGATTACGCAGGTGCAAACCTAAAAGCATCGTACGAATCAGGCAACGCTAACGTACCGCCAGTTTCTTCTTTCGAACACACCATTGTAGGTAAAGAAGTAGAGCTGCGTAGCACAAGTTCGGACAGCGATGGTCAGATCGTCTCTTACCAATGGAACCTTGGCGATGGCAGCACACAAACCGGTGAAGTGACTCGTTATACCTACGCTGAAGCTGGCGACTACGTGGTTACCCTAACCGTGACTGACGATGCAGGTGTTGCGACTTCATCAAGCAAGTCGATCACGATTGAAGGTGATTCAGCGGAAGGCTTCCCACTAAAACTGAAGTTTGGTAACAAAAACCCGAACGGCAAGGCTCGCGTTAAGCTGGCATGGGATTACGACACCAACGACTACTTCGTGATTAAGCGTAATGGCAAGAATGTTGGTGCGACAGACTTCAACTCATACGTCGACAAGTTCCGTCACAACGGCACAGTAGATGTGGAGTACCAAGTGTGTACCTCAAGCGACATCTGTTCAGAAACCAAGCACTACCGTTTCATTAAAGCGCAGTAA
- a CDS encoding M28 family metallopeptidase: MAIQKSMLALAVLGGSLALINSTSAYASLGITPPANEEVWITTDADAQHIMTQHGATVYPSVTGNKHSIVAKINQKELAKLSSHMHEETHRCGGYMVHEDKASALKAAAMPLTMNTFEKPVISHQDTVNDLLSQVEPNNMVTTIENLTNFTNRFYTTSTGVAASDWLLERWETEIKDVPYASARQITHAEYPQKSVEVTLLGAKYPEEIVVVGGHLDSTVGSWTSEGTISPGADDDASGIATVTESLRLMIASGIQPDKTIKFYGYAAEEVGLRGSQDVANALRDEQANVVSVLQLDMTNYNGSAHDITFITDYTDSNLTAYLIELIDTYASDISYSFDRCGYACSDHASWHNVGYPAAMPFESMFNDYNPSIHTQHDTIENSDPTATHASKFAKLAIAYLVETSLDSPVAGPTELQYDVPVEGLSAGYGEEQFFTLTTENAGQLTVTMTGPRSGDADLYVKYNGVVSKANFDCRPYQNSSNEQCVLNKPAGEFSIMVRGYRNFSDVSIVANFIPDLL; this comes from the coding sequence ATGGCTATTCAAAAAAGCATGCTAGCTTTGGCTGTACTCGGAGGCTCTTTAGCCTTAATCAACAGTACTTCGGCTTACGCATCCCTAGGCATCACACCACCAGCGAACGAAGAAGTCTGGATTACCACCGATGCTGACGCACAGCATATAATGACTCAACATGGCGCAACGGTTTATCCAAGCGTGACTGGGAACAAGCACTCCATCGTAGCTAAAATCAACCAGAAAGAGCTGGCGAAACTATCCAGCCACATGCATGAAGAAACTCACCGTTGTGGTGGCTACATGGTGCACGAAGACAAAGCAAGTGCACTCAAAGCCGCAGCGATGCCACTGACAATGAACACCTTCGAAAAACCGGTGATCAGCCATCAAGACACAGTGAACGATCTGCTATCTCAGGTCGAGCCGAACAACATGGTCACGACCATCGAAAATCTAACCAACTTCACCAACCGTTTTTATACTACTTCTACTGGTGTCGCTGCTTCAGATTGGCTTTTAGAACGTTGGGAGACGGAAATTAAAGATGTGCCTTATGCGTCTGCACGCCAGATCACGCATGCCGAATATCCGCAAAAATCCGTTGAAGTGACACTGCTTGGCGCTAAATATCCTGAAGAGATCGTCGTTGTTGGTGGACACCTTGATTCGACCGTTGGATCTTGGACAAGCGAAGGCACCATCTCACCGGGAGCCGATGATGATGCGTCTGGTATTGCGACCGTAACTGAGTCGCTTCGCCTGATGATCGCCAGTGGCATTCAGCCAGACAAGACCATTAAGTTCTATGGTTATGCTGCAGAAGAAGTCGGGCTACGCGGCTCACAAGATGTCGCCAACGCTTTAAGAGATGAGCAAGCAAACGTTGTATCGGTACTGCAATTAGACATGACCAACTACAACGGTTCAGCGCACGATATCACCTTCATCACCGACTACACCGACAGCAACCTAACGGCTTACCTGATCGAGTTGATTGATACCTACGCGAGCGACATCAGTTACAGTTTCGACCGTTGTGGCTATGCCTGTTCCGATCACGCATCATGGCACAACGTTGGCTACCCAGCAGCTATGCCGTTCGAGAGCATGTTCAACGATTACAACCCTAGCATCCACACGCAGCATGATACGATTGAGAACTCAGATCCAACTGCAACCCATGCCTCGAAATTCGCTAAATTGGCGATTGCTTATCTCGTTGAAACTAGTCTGGATTCACCTGTTGCAGGTCCAACAGAACTTCAATATGACGTCCCTGTTGAAGGACTATCCGCAGGTTACGGTGAAGAGCAATTTTTTACCCTAACAACGGAAAACGCAGGGCAATTAACCGTAACCATGACAGGCCCTCGCAGTGGCGATGCCGACTTATACGTCAAATATAACGGTGTGGTATCAAAAGCAAACTTTGACTGCCGTCCATATCAGAACAGCAGCAATGAACAATGTGTATTGAACAAACCTGCGGGTGAATTCAGCATCATGGTGCGCGGCTATCGCAACTTCAGCGATGTCTCTATCGTCGCTAACTTTATCCCTGATCTTCTCTAG
- a CDS encoding cache domain-containing protein, producing MSAKLKILLSIMGLTVMLIMTTSFLSWKNFETSSTVSYKKQLGYKSQLIADTIGQKINRYFDILKVVSNELSFDERGQVDTSRAITTLHSAMSSTKVTNIYFSLADGTSYSSKTNGIIENFNAKTKQREWFLKAIRVSLTSMTKPARHTTCRHQTKRKLRNLLHCLKSSRKQSVPLSSAVNLNSI from the coding sequence ATGAGTGCTAAACTAAAAATATTGCTTTCTATTATGGGGCTAACAGTCATGTTAATCATGACGACAAGCTTTTTAAGCTGGAAGAATTTCGAGACTTCGTCGACCGTAAGTTATAAAAAACAGTTGGGATATAAATCTCAACTTATCGCAGATACTATCGGACAGAAAATTAATCGCTACTTTGATATTTTGAAAGTAGTGAGCAATGAGCTGTCTTTCGATGAGCGTGGTCAAGTCGACACATCACGAGCAATCACAACGCTCCATAGTGCCATGAGCTCAACCAAAGTTACTAACATCTACTTTTCTCTAGCGGATGGCACTTCCTACTCGTCAAAAACCAATGGCATCATCGAAAACTTTAATGCCAAAACCAAACAACGCGAATGGTTTTTGAAAGCAATCAGAGTATCGTTGACGTCAATGACAAAGCCCGCGAGACACACAACTTGTCGGCATCAAACCAAGAGAAAGCTTCGGAACTTATTGCACTGTCTGAAAAGCTCACGCAAGCAGTCAGTACCTTTAAGCTCAGCCGTTAACCTCAACAGCATTTAA
- a CDS encoding ADP-ribosyltransferase, with translation MNTRFFLLLCCLSFTAFSQPFDAIKQPNRSEEEVTQLAEDFKDWSKASNGWRYSFITANEKEAVEDFSISGYQTANDYLRATDTSTWGVAGADARQYIRTVKSALNKLPKYKGTAYRGTWVKLSLLNKLEEGDVLVESAFTSTSTLPEVAKRFSVVHPNSPQRLKRVLFEVKINQGGHTIAGLSEYSKEAEVLFAPNAHFRITQIERTSTHTYIGVETVKASAVKNTQKYNLYSGEEVEASFWHSLVCT, from the coding sequence ATGAATACTCGATTTTTCTTACTGCTCTGTTGTCTGAGCTTTACTGCCTTCTCTCAGCCGTTTGATGCGATCAAACAGCCAAACCGTTCTGAGGAAGAGGTCACCCAGCTAGCAGAAGACTTCAAAGACTGGTCAAAGGCTTCCAATGGTTGGCGCTACTCCTTCATAACTGCCAATGAAAAGGAAGCAGTAGAAGACTTTTCCATTTCCGGCTATCAGACCGCTAATGACTACCTAAGAGCAACTGACACCTCAACATGGGGTGTCGCGGGGGCGGATGCGAGGCAGTACATTCGCACGGTTAAATCGGCTCTCAACAAGCTGCCAAAATACAAAGGGACCGCATACCGAGGGACTTGGGTAAAACTATCTCTGCTTAACAAGCTCGAAGAGGGGGACGTGTTGGTCGAGTCAGCATTTACTTCAACCTCTACTCTCCCAGAAGTCGCTAAACGCTTTTCGGTAGTGCATCCCAACTCCCCACAAAGGCTCAAGCGAGTGCTGTTTGAAGTAAAGATCAATCAAGGGGGTCACACCATTGCAGGGCTTTCGGAATACAGCAAAGAAGCAGAGGTTCTGTTTGCGCCAAATGCACACTTTAGAATCACCCAGATAGAGCGAACCTCTACCCATACCTACATCGGCGTGGAAACGGTGAAGGCATCTGCCGTCAAAAACACTCAGAAATATAACCTCTATTCAGGCGAAGAAGTAGAAGCATCATTTTGGCACTCTCTCGTTTGTACATAA
- a CDS encoding ADP-ribosyltransferase, with the protein MKKFIGVLCLSLMTSFSAQSEEFPEFKGRSLSYQAQQQIADDLMDWATTHHVKAEKKMVPEEYSAIKNYGRVDHDVVNEYMRAGEPEGYLSEMFGRTLKSRVFHMRNVMNKLPNYKGTVYRGSSIKNALLDKLNVGDILHEKAFLSTSTLPSVAKNFSSAGVYEGASAAQFKIELKSAGRAINAYTFKPDEAEILAKPNTYFRVEAIERVSPNKNYIKMREVKNPARYLKAEPDIHIYDSYSGEEVALRSRSSLYCL; encoded by the coding sequence ATGAAAAAATTTATTGGAGTGCTTTGCCTCTCTTTAATGACAAGTTTTTCGGCACAGAGTGAGGAGTTTCCTGAGTTTAAAGGGCGTTCACTCTCCTATCAGGCGCAACAACAAATTGCGGATGACCTGATGGATTGGGCAACGACGCACCATGTAAAAGCTGAAAAAAAGATGGTGCCTGAAGAATATTCCGCAATCAAAAACTATGGCCGAGTGGATCACGACGTGGTCAATGAATACATGCGGGCGGGAGAACCAGAAGGATATTTGTCTGAAATGTTTGGTCGCACATTAAAGTCGCGAGTCTTTCATATGCGAAATGTCATGAATAAACTTCCTAACTACAAAGGTACGGTTTATCGTGGATCATCCATCAAGAACGCACTACTCGATAAGCTCAACGTGGGTGATATTCTGCATGAGAAAGCATTTTTATCGACATCGACTCTACCAAGTGTCGCCAAGAACTTTTCTTCAGCCGGTGTTTATGAAGGTGCTTCTGCTGCTCAGTTCAAAATTGAACTCAAGTCGGCAGGTCGCGCCATTAACGCGTATACGTTCAAACCAGATGAAGCAGAAATACTCGCGAAGCCAAACACCTACTTTCGAGTAGAAGCAATTGAGCGAGTCTCACCGAACAAAAACTACATCAAGATGCGTGAAGTAAAGAACCCTGCTCGATACCTAAAAGCGGAGCCTGATATCCACATCTATGACAGTTACAGCGGTGAAGAAGTAGCACTTCGAAGTCGTAGCTCACTCTATTGCCTGTAG